The stretch of DNA GATCCAGCAGCGCGCCGTGCTCCGGGTCAGCTACAAGGGGAGCATCTCGTACCGCAACGCGGCGCGCGTCCAGCCGCCCCGGCGCGGAGCCACCCCGCCGGCCCCGCCGCGCGCCCCCCGCGggggccccgccgccgccgccgccgccgcgccgccgcccACGCCCGCCCCGCCGCCACCGCCCGCGCCCGTCGCCGCCACCGCCCCGGCCCGGGCGCCCCGCgcggccgccgctgccgccgccacaGCGCCCCCCTCGCCCGGCCCCGCGCAGCCGGGCCCCCGCGCGCAGCGGGCCGCGCCCCTGGccgcgccgccgcccgcgcccgccgCTCCTCCGGCAGTGGCGCCCCCGGCCGGCCCGCGCCGCGCCCCCCCGCCCGCCGTCGCCGCCCGGgagccgccgctgccgccgccgccacagccgccggcgccgccacagcagcagcagccgccgccgccgcagccacAGCAGCCGCCGGAGGGGGGCGCGGCGCGGGCCGGCGGCCCGGCGCGGCCCGTGAGCCTGCGGGAAGTCGTGCGCTACCTCGGGGGCAGCGGCGGCGCCGGCGGCCGCCTGACCCGCGGCCGCGTGCAGGGGCTGCTGGAGGAAGAGGCGGCAGCGCGAGGCCGCCTGGAGCGCACCCGCCTCGGAGCGCTCGCGCTGCCCCGCGGGGACAGGCCCGGACGGGCGCCGCCGGCCGCCAGCGCCCGCGCGTCGCGGAGCAAGGTGAGCGCGCCGGGGAAGGGGGGGGTTGCCGCGCGGTAGGCAGGTGCGGGCGAAGTTGGTGGCGGGGCGCGAGTCCCGGGAGGAATCGGGCGGCGGGCGGCCCTGGCTTTTCGCGTCTTAACTGCGGGTTCGGCGCATGGTGACCTTGGCAAGTGACTTAATCTtgccgagcctcagtttcctccgcTTGTAAAACGCGACTTAATAGCAGTAGCGACCCCTTGAGGTTGTTGAGCGAGTTTAGTGAGATTTGGCTACTGAGGGCTTTAttaacacagagcctggcacgGACTGAATGCGTAAAAGTTAGTCCGTGTTGATATTAAAGGTGGGTATTAAGCACACCACCCGGTCCTGGATCCCAGGGACTGGGCTCAGGGCCAGAACAGCTACTAacctttcctgcctctctccccggcTCCAGAGAGGTGGAGAAGAGCGAGTGcttgagaaggaagaggaggaagaagacgaggaagaggaggatgacGAGGATGATGTGTCTGAGGGCTCAGAGGTGCCTGAGGGTGACCGTCCAGCAGGTGCCCAGCACCACCAGCTTAATGGCGAGCGAGGCCCTCAGAGTGCCAAGGAGAGGGTCAAGGAGTGGACACCCTGTGGACCCCACCAGGGCCAGGATGAAAGTCGGGGGCCGGCACCAGGCAGTGGTACCCGCCAAGTGTTCTCCATGGCAGCCATGAATAAGGAAGGGGGATCAGGTAAGGATCTCTCTGAGTTGGGAGGTATTGCCTGGTAGGGAGGAACTGAGCCCCAAGACAAAGCCACAGGCATATGTGTTTTCTTTCCCAGCCTCTGCTGCCACTGGGCCGGACTCCCCGTCCCCTGTGCCTTTGCCCCCAGGAAAACCAGCCCTACCAGGGGCCGATGGAACCCCCTTTGGCTGTCCGTAAGTTGGGGTATTTGAGACACGGGGGTGTTGCCTTCATGGGTGTAACAGAACCGGGGGAGTATCACTTCTCACTGGTTCCCTCTGTTCTGACACAGCTCGGGGCGCAAAGAGAAGCCGGCTGACCCCGTGGAATGGACGGTGATGGACGTGGTTGAGTACTTCACCGAGGCCGGCTTCCCAGAGCAGGCAACAGCTTTCCAAGAGCAGGCAAGTTCCCAGCCCTCAGTGTGCCCCTCTCTTCCAGGGCCTCAGTGGGGGTCAGCTCTCACCCTGCCCTcaccctgcttgctctctctctgtcccacccAGGAAATCGATGGCAAGTCTTTGCTGCTCATGCAGCGCACAGATGTGCTGACTGGCCTGTCCATCCGCCTGGGCCCAGCCCTGAAAATCTACGAGCACCACATCAAGGTGCTGCAGCAAGGCCACTTTGAGGATGACGACCCTGATGGCTTTCTAGGCTGAGCgcccagcctccccccagccccagcccattCCAGCCCCCATCTCACCCAAGACCCCCAGAGTCCAGAAGCTGGATGGGGACACTCTCAGCCCTCATAACAGATTCCAGTGAGGGGGCATTCCTCCCTATTCATCTCTTCCCTGTGTTTCCCCAGCATACACACATCTGGCCCCCAGCACATCCCATACTCCATGATAGAGGAGTGTGGGGTGAGACCGGGCCTGCTCACGTCACCCCAGGAGGCTAGCCCTCCCCTCAAGTCTaggacatttttgaaaaaaacaaaaaaaagaaaaaaagaaaaatgggggctTCCTATCTCCCCTAGATCCTCTTCAGTTCAGCCAGATGTTTCCTATATAAATGTTCTGTTCTGCCTATTCATTTTGGTGGGTggcctttcctctctcccccaccacccatGCCCCATCCCAGTCTGCCCCTGGGAACAGCTGGGGTGGGGTCTCTGGGTCTTCCCTaaccctctcctttctttctgttgGTTGTCGCTCCAGCTGGCTGTATTGCTTTTTAATATTGCACCGaaggttttttaaataaagttttaaaaaaaaatgccagttcAATTTTATGAATGGAATGGGGGGAGGAGCTTGAAGAGCTATGGGCCTCCTGGGAGAGTCTAGGGTTCAGACAAAATTGTTTGAGGAGGAAGATAGGTAGTGTGTGGGGCTGCTTGACAGCCAGCTAAGACAGGAAGtgctgcaggagagcaggaaTATTTGCCTAGTTGGGTCACCTTTCCATGCTCAGAACAGTGcccaggcacacagtaggtgctcaaatatttgttgagtgaccAGCAGCTAACTAAGCTTTATGAGCATTTTCTCGGTTGTTCTCTCTGCAGCCCCATAGGCAGAGAGCTCATAAAACACCACTTTCTGGAAGAGGCAACTGGCTCAGCACAGCAAAGATGCTTGCTCAGGGTCTCAGGGGGTGGGGTCAGACACCTGTCTGAGTTCTTTACCCAGAGTCTTTTTAAGTGTAATGAATGTATTTGGCTTCCTAGCTGTATGTCTGTCAGCTTTGGCACACCACCAAGAATCTAGTCTCTAAGTGTTGGGggcaggggtctgttctggaccCATGGTAGGGTCTCCAAGCCTCCCGGTCTGGGCCAATTAAAAGGAACGGAAGGGATGAGATCATGGGACCCGCACCTTTTTCCAAGTGAAGATTTTTAGTATTGTTACCAGTTGGAACAGCTACTGACATCACAAGTCCCTACTAAGTTCAAATGCAGTTTTCCAACTCCATTcgagcttcttttttttattttttttaaagattttatttatttatctgacagagatcacaagtaggcagagaggcaggcagagagagaggaggaagcaggcttcccgctgagcagagagcccgatgcggggctcgattccaggaccctgggatcatgacctgagccgaaggcagaggctttaaccctgtgagccacccaggtgccccccattagagtttctttaaaaatatacagattcGGGGGCCAGAGTCAGACTCTACGCAGCAGGGGCGTCCTCCCTTCATGTACCTGCACCCCCGGTTTGGAGGCTCGATAAAGACCCCTCTTCCCTAGGAAGCAGCCTAGAAGAAAAGTGCTGGCACCCCAGGACGGGACCGCGCCAGCACCGGCCCAGGACGCCTCTTTATCTGGACGCGTCCCCCAAGCCAGGTTCCGGGAGCGCGCATGTGCGCGGGGCCCGGCGGGCGCGCAGCGCCTACCAGAGAGGCGCGCCCCTCCCGCGTGTTGAAATTCAAACGAGGCGAACTCCCTCCGTGCGGCGCCGCGCGGGCGGAGAGGTCGAGGCAGGGGCGAGTCGGAGGGGGGCCGCATTCCCAGTCCCGGCAAGTCCGAGGTTCCCGGGGCGGGGTCGAACCCGCGGCCAACGTGAGCGGCGGAGGCTTAAAGAGCTGCGGTCCTCGCCTGCGACCCTACGATGGCTACCGAGCAGTGGTTCGTGGAGCCGCTCCCCCCGGGCCCTGGGGAAACACCGCCCCCGGGCGACTTGGAACCTGGGGCGCAGCCCTGCGGAGACACCTCCTGGTCGGCGTCCCCTGGCGGGCCTGGGAACCCCCCGGAGGCAGAACCGGAGGATGTCCAGGGGCAGCTGCCGGAGGCCTCTACGGCTACTCCTTCCCCGGAGCCCCTGGCCCCcggcccaggccccgcccctcctCGCCTACCCTTGGACACCATGTTCAGCCCCATCACCGAACAGCTCCGCTACCTGCTCAAGAAGGCAGATGATTTCCAGAGCTACTTGCTTTACAGGTGATTCTGGTTGGGGTCCTAGGTCCTGAGAATGAGACTGGGGAGAGGGTAGTAGGTGGGCAACACACGCTAGGTTCCCAAACTCAAAAGCACCAGGAGCCAGAAACCGTAAATGAAGCTAGTTGATTGCGGATCCCATCTCGAAGAGTGATAAGAACTGTGTAGAAATTTGGGGTTAGGGAGTGCCTGCTATTAGGTggcccccaggggcccccaaTTCATGAGGACTTTTCTCCCAGTTTTTAACTGTTGGCTTACACTTTGAACTCTGGGCAGGCTAAACAAAACCAATCTGTGCCAGATTTGGCCCAGCTGGCTACCAGTGTGAGAACCCCACCACGACCGTCACCAAAGTATAGCATGATGCCCAACCCAGGGGGAAAGGGACTGAAATTCTTACATTTCAGTATCCATTGGAATTCTTGGGGAGGCTGTTTAAACCCTAAATTTCTGGGCTCCACCCTACAGGAAATTTTGAGTTAAAGTCAGTGGTAGAACTCAGGTGTCAGCATCTTAACAAGTGTTCCCAATTATTTTGATGGAAATGGTCCCAGAAGATACTCTGAGAAAGGCCTGGCGCAGGCGGAATTTTTAATAGGGGGTCCAGGCCAGGAGTACAAGTCAGCAGTGAGTAGAATGGGAAATGGGGAGTGAGGGACCCCAGGCAAAGGCCCTCTTTTCCCTTTAGCAGGGACCGAGTACAGAAGGAACAGCTGGCAAAGGCCATGCCCACCTTCTTACAGATGTGTGAGCCCTACTTTCTCTACCTGGAGGCAGCTGCACGGAGTGTGCCCCCCATCTATGGAGCCCTGCAGGAGCTGGTCCGAAAGGGGGTGTGTGGAGCAGATTTCCTAGACCCTATGCCCCTTTCTTcacccctcaggagtgggagagggtgagggagggcgATCCTGGTAGGCCAGCTAATCTCATTACACCCCTTCTTCCATGCAGCTGTTGGAGATCTCCCAACAGCTGACCCTGCGCCTGGAACAGCTGGTCCTCATGTATGCCTCCTTTGGGTTTGTGGACCTGGAGGATACGGACCCCCTAAGGTAAAAGGGTAGGACACAGgaatggggatggggagagggtggagTCCAGAGCCCAGCCTCACTCCCGACTCTCCCATTTCCTGCCAGCATCTCTTGTTTCTTCTGCGGGAGGTTCTCCATCAGCCCTTCTCACGAGGTGTCCATCTTCAGATACTGTGCCCCAGCCGCATACACCGCCAGCCGCTTCCCCAGATACCTCTACAAGAAGATGCGTTGGAACCTGGAAGccaccccagagcccagcagcGGGggacaagattcccatgtggattaGTGAGTCCCCTAATAGAACCAAAGTTCTCCCCTCTCTCCGCAGAATGCCAGTGTAGGCCTCTGGTGACCACCACCACCAGAGCATGGAAAGCCAAGCAGGAAACCAAAGATCTTTCAAAGGCCAtccccaccttaaaaaaaaaaaaaaaaaaaaaactcaccctCCCATTAACATAAAAGTCCTCCTCTTAAAAGTAAGCTGACAGGGAGAAAAGGCCTCAGTGTTGAGCCACCTGAGAATTTGAGGGCAAATTCTGAGGAGTTCCACCTCCACCACCAGAATCAAAGCCCTCAACAGAAGAAGGTAGGAAACTGTTCATTCTTAACTGatacccctcccctcccagctaCTTCCTGTGCTATCGGGATACATGGGAAGACACAGGCAAGAGTCCGGCCAATTCGTGCCCCCAGATCCAGAAGCTGTGGTCCATTGGCCGGTGGGTGCCGCTTGGACCTCCCGACGATGACCTTTATTCATGGTAGGAGTTAGGGTGATGGCAAAGTGGGTTTGGGgcttggagggaggggcagaaccCCACCAAAGACAAACTTCCCCCAATATTGGTTCCCTTTGTAATAAGGACAGTATTTTATTGTACCCTGAAAAGTGCTTTATGCAGACTTGTGTAACAACCCATTGAGGTCTACACTTTAAGCaccattttacaaagaaaacagatgctcagagaggttaagttacctgcccaaggacacacagctagcTGGGTGATAGGCGAGGTCAGGGCTAGAGCTGTTTAGCCTCCCAGAGCCATTACCCTAGGTTTCTCATCAACAAGGAAACCACTTTCCCCCCCAGGGTTTTTCCCACCCCCAGCTGAAACAAAGCAGCTTTCAGCTACAGCCTTTCACTTGAGGGGAGGGGCTCCCGAGAAGCAGGGGGGCGCTCACGTCCTGGCCTGTCTGTCCTGGCCCCCAGGATTTTGTGCCCGCAGCCGCCTGGGGACTACCAGCAGCTGCTGACCATCGGCTTTGAGGAGCCCTCGCACATGTTGGCCACCGACCTGCTGGTGCAGATCCTCACGGGCCAGGcaggcccggcccggcccccgaGTGCGACCGGGCCCGCGGCGTGGGCCGCGCAGGGGTCTTGAGCCTGGAGAGAGGGTATAAGCTGGAGCTTGACAGTTCCAAACtccaggagagggagcaggggaggggctcaCTCGTTCTCCCAGGGCACCTCGGCCTCGCCTTCCAAGGGGCCAGGCCGAGCTGGCCAGTGGGCACCGGGTCCGGCTTGGCCGCGGAGCCCTTCGTTTGGACACACCAGTTTTGcgttaaataaaagaaagaaagaggtcacAGGCTCAGCCTCCGCTCTCAGTGCCGCGCCCCACCCCTTGGGGCGAGGGAGCCCCGCCCACTCGCGCGgccttctgggaaatgtagtctttgaaacaaaaccaaagtccCTCGACTGGCGGACCAGCGCTCAAGGCATGCGCAGAGGCGCACATGAAGCTAAAAGGGAAGTAGCGGTGCCTGTCAACAACCGGAACCCAAAAAACCGCAAGTTTTGGGTAGCCGGGAAATTCAACACCCAATGGGGGAAGGGACCCCGGAGCCACGCCCACTCCCGTGTTTTGACCCGGAAGTGGCTTCTTTTTACCGAAAAGACTATATTTCCCGACGTGCCCCAGGAAAGGGCCCCGGGTCAGTTTCCGAAAGGCCAGAGTTAAATCTTCTTCCAGCTTTTGGGTAACGGAGTGGGCAGGTCGTCTTATTCGGCGGGGTGTCCCGGGCGCGGGCTGGTGGGAAAGCCGTAAGGAACTCCAACTTGGGATCTCTAAGCTTAACTCCGACCTTGGACAGGAAAAGAGACCCGGGTCGAGGTAAACTCACATATTCAAAGCTACAGCGGGCAAGTGGCGGGGCTATTGCAGCTGGTCCCTTGCGAGAGGAAGGGTGTCCTTCCACCCTGCTGTCACTCATCTGCGAGTTACCCCCTCATTTTAGGCATGCTTTTTCGTTCTTTGTAGCATTTTTGGAGTCAGGGGAAACCTAACCTTTAAGTTTTTGAGCAAAGCACTCACCTAAAActccctggcacatagtagtgTAAACCCCCGTTTAAGATGACAAAAGCGGACGTGAGAGGTAAAGTGAGTCGTCCGGATTGGACACCAGAACCCTTCATCTTTGGGGGGCGACAGGGGGTACAATTTGACTTCATTAAGATTGTTTAGTCTGAATGAGTTCAAGGGGATTCTGAAGCTCCCtaatacttctcttttttttaatattttatttatccattgagagagggagagagagtgagtgagagaaggcatgagaggggagaaggtcacaGGGAGATGCAAACTCtccgcggagctgggagccctatgcgggacttgatcccgggacttgAACCCGGCACTCcagaggatcatgacctgagccgaaggcagttgctcaactaactgagccacccaggcacccactaatACGGTTTTAAGTTAGTTCCTGtgacttacacacacacacacacacacacacacacacacacactgtaagcTCTTTAGCTTAGTCCATAGAAGTTTAAATTGAGCCACAAATGCGAGTCATATATGTAATTTCAAACCGCCTTgtaactacattttttaaaagatgaagtttaaaaaaaaacataaatattagtgataacccaatatatccaaaatattatttcaacatatACTTAATGCAAGAAATTGAGATAGTTCCCCCTTTCAGTTAATAAGTCTTTGAAGTCTGGTGTGTCTTTCATACTTACAGCACATCTCAGTGCAGACATAGCTTTAGACTATGTCCCTTAAGGCAAATCACAGGCCACTTAAGACTAAAGATTTCTGGGGGCGACTGGGTATTTCAGTGgatcaaagcctctgcctttagctcaggtcatgatcccagagtcctgggatcaagctccacattgggctctctgcttagcagggagcctgcttccccatctctctctgcctgcctctctgcctacttgtgatctttgtgtctgtcaaacaaataaatctttaaaaaaaaaaaaaggactaatgATTTCTGGCGCATGGTGGCAGTACTTGGAGAAGAAGGAAACAGGTTTGATGTCCTGAATCCTGTTGCTTTTGAACTATCTATAACGTGATTCTCCACCTTTAGCATGGAATTGTGTGGAGGGTCTAATTTTTAAGTCTGGGTCGGGGGCCCAGAAAGTGAGAAGTTCCCAAGCCATCCAGAGACTGCTGGTCCAAATGCTACAGTTTGAGAACTGCTAGCCTACATCTACCTACCTGATCGTTCTCACACTTGGCTCCATGTAGGAAACACCTgtagagctttaaaaaatacagaagccatggggcgcctgggtggctcagtgggttaagccgctgtcttcggctcaggtcatgatctcagggtcctgggatcgagtcccgcatcgagctctctgctcggcagggagcctgcttccctctctctctgcctgcctctccatctagttgtgatttctttcaaataaataaataaaatcttaaaaaaaaaatactgaagccAAGGTGCCCCTCAGATTCTGATTTGCTTGGTGTAAGGGTGCCTCAGCGGAGTCAGGGCAGGGAAGGTGGAGAACCCAGGTCCACAGTTAAGTAGTGCTGTCAACTCTACAGGCTTAGTTCTTAGCAACCCTGCTGGGAATTAAGAATCtgctctggggatgcctgggtggctcctgcgtcctgggatctagccccatattgggctccctgctaaggtggggagcctgcttctcactctccagctcccctgtgcttgtgtttcctctctctctctttctgtcataaataaataaaatcttttttcaacgattttatttatttgacagaaagatcacaagtaggcagaaaggcaggcatagagagaggtgTAAGTGggctcctcacagagcagagagcctgatgtggggctcgatcccagaaccctgagatcatgacccactgagccacccaggagccccagtaaataaaatcttaaaaaaaaaaatctgctctggCTGTTTCCATTTCCCCCCTTGGCAGTGCTGGATCTTTGCTCTCTCAGCAGAGTCACCATCAagtatgtgctcagtgtgctgatGCCGGAATCAGG from Neovison vison isolate M4711 chromosome 6, ASM_NN_V1, whole genome shotgun sequence encodes:
- the SAMD1 gene encoding atherin, translating into MAGPPALPPPETAAAATTAAAASSSAASPHYQEWILDTIDSLRSRKARPDLERICRMVRRRHGPEPERTRAELEKLIQQRAVLRVSYKGSISYRNAARVQPPRRGATPPAPPRAPRGGPAAAAAAAPPPTPAPPPPPAPVAATAPARAPRAAAAAAATAPPSPGPAQPGPRAQRAAPLAAPPPAPAAPPAVAPPAGPRRAPPPAVAAREPPLPPPPQPPAPPQQQQPPPPQPQQPPEGGAARAGGPARPVSLREVVRYLGGSGGAGGRLTRGRVQGLLEEEAAARGRLERTRLGALALPRGDRPGRAPPAASARASRSKRGGEERVLEKEEEEEDEEEEDDEDDVSEGSEVPEGDRPAGAQHHQLNGERGPQSAKERVKEWTPCGPHQGQDESRGPAPGSGTRQVFSMAAMNKEGGSASAATGPDSPSPVPLPPGKPALPGADGTPFGCPSGRKEKPADPVEWTVMDVVEYFTEAGFPEQATAFQEQEIDGKSLLLMQRTDVLTGLSIRLGPALKIYEHHIKVLQQGHFEDDDPDGFLG
- the C6H19orf67 gene encoding UPF0575 protein C19orf67 homolog, which produces MATEQWFVEPLPPGPGETPPPGDLEPGAQPCGDTSWSASPGGPGNPPEAEPEDVQGQLPEASTATPSPEPLAPGPGPAPPRLPLDTMFSPITEQLRYLLKKADDFQSYLLYSRDRVQKEQLAKAMPTFLQMCEPYFLYLEAAARSVPPIYGALQELVRKGLLEISQQLTLRLEQLVLMYASFGFVDLEDTDPLSISCFFCGRFSISPSHEVSIFRYCAPAAYTASRFPRYLYKKMRWNLEATPEPSSGGQDSHVDYYFLCYRDTWEDTGKSPANSCPQIQKLWSIGRWVPLGPPDDDLYSWILCPQPPGDYQQLLTIGFEEPSHMLATDLLVQILTGQAGPARPPSATGPAAWAAQGS